In a genomic window of Meriones unguiculatus strain TT.TT164.6M chromosome 8, Bangor_MerUng_6.1, whole genome shotgun sequence:
- the Scaf11 gene encoding protein SCAF11 isoform X1, with product MKKKSVYNHNVGDQECEDVGGEENRNNADTSGLLYNEVDRCPICLSCLLGKEVGFPENCSHVFCMACILKWAEILALCPIDRKPFQAVFELSAFGGCAEIQVKRQLRQIKDNKNESSFKKQLFFHESSKNDKRKRNTIREDLLCEKFHNLKVLYRNFSNNKMGGKKNATVKTNKVQRTNQCTDPCIRNDMSGVFSCGSNSGGPQTYRASCTESIEVSEISALIRQKRQELELSWFPNTLPGIGRVGFVPWSVETTVLPLISSVLPTTIFPASTMSLENFGPSHKGCALAHTQGGGEKKQTSGTSNTRGSRRKPTTTAPTRRSTRNTKAETVSQPPKSPVSNNSECDAPGNSNSSVSISPPAESEKQTRQAPKRKSVRRGRKLPLLKKKVRKCVPAEKTTSSDSVEEEMADCDPPTLEKEQQQPGAACSVQTHGEKHLANCLESCSEQTEESEQTKNHDVEEQVEFLNFESCTQEPPVLVGEDTGIEAEESCAAHDSPTDTAVNVSNSLENEEQVPGSSEPVEQALVCTDSPPDDFLSCSHSDIDGHQPVSSPLGETPENTESVVNDEKIEESLTVESTDLKESAVNIEAFVESPKVESSEGELTHTLDGHCVASSDTELPEHVQTENTGIIPTCDTSENESSGAIQDCEDNLLKHNLDNTQLDKASEEMTGPLLEHPKPVELANTQTEQSEKHFSEDNNETIPMECDSFCSDQNESEMESSANTDSKQLSENSVTQSSDNKPSSDPAFAKVETVAQPAESLVDKATKPRTRRSRFHSPSTTWSPNKDAAQEKRRAQSPSPKRETVLESKNSHSPSPKRESVRGRRKSRSLSPKKDVARERRQSRSPKRENAREAKRSESRSPRRDTSRENQRSQSRVKDSSSREKSRSRSREREGDRDGQRRDRDRERRARRWSRSRSRSRSPSRLRTKSKSSSFGRNERDNYPPRWKERWTNDGWRCPRGNDRYRRNDSEKQNENTRKEKNDISADTNDPNSTDKHRNDCPTWVTEKINSGPDPRTRNPEKLKDSHWEETRNENSGNSWTKNFGPGWMSSRGRGSRGKGAYRGNFAYGDQSENRWQSRTPLSGSDSFKSVEQQPSKRKSEQEPSFGTAADRSGWTSASSWAVRKTLPADVQNYYSRRGRNSSGPQSGWMRQEEETPEQDSNLKDQANQVDGSQLPVNMMQPHMGVIQPPVNAQHQPMGMFPYPVGVHAPLMNMQRNPFTMHPPLPLHLHTGVPLMQVAAPASIPQGPPPPPPPPPSQQVSYVASQPDGKQVQGLPSASHVSNNMTAQVLPAPSAAPGNPGSVQGPSSGNASSSSHAQASNAAVRLAESKVSVTVEASADSSKTDKKLQIQEKAAQEVKLAIKPFYQNKDITKEEYKEIVRKAVDKVCHSKSGEVNSTKVANLVKAYVDKYKYSRKGSQKKAPEEPVSTEKNVG from the exons ATACTGGCTTTGTGTCCAATTGACCGGAAACCTTTTCAGGCAGTGTTTGAACTCAGTGCTTTTGGAGGGTGTGCTGAG ATTCAAGTAAAAAGACAGTTGAGACAAATAAAAGACAACAAAAATGAAAGTTCTTTTAAGAAACAACTCTTTTTTCATGAAAGTTCCAAAAACGACAAAAG aaaaagaaacaccatAAGAGAAGATCTATTGTGCGAAAAATTTCATAACTTGAAGGTGTTGTATA GAAACTTTTCAAACAATAAAATGGGTGGAAAGAAAAATGCCACAGTAAAGACAAATAAG GTTCAAAGAACAAATCAGTGTACAGATCCTTGTATCAGAAACGACATGTCTGGTGTGTTTTCATGTGGCAGCAACAGTGGGGGACCTCAAACCTATAGAGCTTCCTG tacaGAATCTATAGAAGTCAGTGAAATCAGTGCATTGATTAGGCAGAAACGACAGGAACTGGAGTTGTCCTGGTTTCCTAATACATTACCTGGAATTGGAAG AGTTGGTTTTGTACCCTGGAGTGTTGAAACAACAGTCCTTCCTCTGATCTCCTCTGTGTTGCCAACGACTATTTTTCCAGCAAGTACTATGTCATTAGAAAATTTTG GTCCTTCTCATAAGGGATGTGCATTAGCACATAcccaaggaggaggagaaaaaaagcagACTTCTGGCACATCAAATACCAGAGGATCAAGACGAAAACCTACAACAACTGCTCCTACAAGGAGGTCCACACGAAACACAAAAGCTGAGACAGTCAGCCAGCCCCCGAAGTCCCCAGTGTCAAATAATTCTGAGTGTGATGCCCCAGGGAATAGTAATTCCTCTGTCAGTATTTCCCCTCCAGCTgaatcagaaaagcaaacaaggcAGGCTCCAAAAAGGAAGTCtgtaaggagaggaagaaaactgCCTTTATTGAAGAAGAAAGTTCGGAAATGTGTGCCTGCTGAGAAAACAACATCAAGTGACTCTGTAGAGGAAGAAATGGCAGACTGCGACCCACCCACGTTggagaaagaacaacaacagccCGGTGCAGCTTGTTCTGTTCAAACACACGGAGAAAAGCATTTGGCTAATTGCTTGGAAAGTTGCAGTGAGCAAACAGAAGAAAGTGAACAAACGAAGAATCATGACGTAGAGGAACaagtagaatttttaaattttgaatcttGCACTCAGGAGCCTCCTGTACTTGTTGGAGAGGATACAGGGATAGAGGCTGAGGAGTCATGTGCAGCCCATGATAGTCCTACAGATACTGCTGTAAATGTAAGTAATTCATTAGAAAATGAAGAGCAGGTGCCTGGAAGTTCAGAGCCAGTGGAACAGGCACTTGTGTGTACAGACAGCCCTCCTGATGACTTTCTCTCCTGTTCACATTCTGACATTGATGGGCACCAGCCAGTGTCCAGTCCCTTGGGTGAAACACCTGAAAATACAGAGTCAGTGGTTAATGATGAGAAAATAGAGGAGAGTCTCACAGTAGAAAGTACTGACTTGAAAGAGTCTGCAGTAAACATAGAAGCATTTGTAGAGAGCCCCAAAGTGGAATCTTCTGAGGGTGAACTTACACACACACTGGACGGACACTGTGTTGCCAGCTCAGACACTGAGTTGCCTGAGCATGTTCAAACCGAAAATACAGGAATAATTCCAACATGTGACACTTCAGAAAATGAAAGTTCTGGTGCTATTCAAGATTGTGAAGACAATTTATTAAAACATAATCTTGACAACACCCAATTGGACAAAGCCTCAGAAGAAATGACAGGACCTCTACTTGAACATCCCAAACCTGTAGAGTTAGCAAACACACAGACTGAACAGAGTGAGAAACATTTTAGTGAAGATAATAATGAAACAATACCCATGGAGTGTGATTCCTTTTGCAGTGACCAGAATGAGTCTGAAATggaatcatctgcaaatactgactCTAAACAACTAAGTGAAAATTCTGTGACTCAGAGTTCTGACAACAAGCCATCTTCTGATCCTGCATTTGCAAAGGTTGAAACTGTAGCTCAACCAGCTGAAAGCCTGGTAGATAAAGCCACAAAGCCCCGTACTCGAAGATCTAGATTCCATTCTCCATCTACAACTTGGTCTCCCAACAAAGACGCTGCACAAGAAAAGAGGCGGGCTCAATCTCCTTCGCCAAAAAGAGAGACTGTATTAGAAAGCAAGAATTCTCACTCACCATCACCCAAGAGAGAGTCTGTCAGAGGACGGAGAAAATCTCGTTCTCTCTCACCAAAAAAAGATGTGGCAAGAGAAAGGAGGCAGTCTCGGTCTCCAAAGAGAGAGAATGCTAGGGAAGCCAAAAGGTCTGAGTCACGATCCCCAAGAAGAGACACTTCTAGAGAGAACCAGAGATCTCAGTCCAGAGTGAAAGATTCTTCCTCAAGAGAAAAATCTAGGTCCCGCAGCCGAGAAAGAGAAGGCGATAGAGATGGGCAGAGGAGAGATCGAGATCGAGAGAGGAGAGCCAGAAGATGGTCCCGGTCCAGATCTCGCTCCCGATCCCCATCAAGATTGAGAACCAAAAGTAAGAGTTCGTCGTTTGGTAGAAATGAAAGAGATAATTACCCTCCTCGGTGGAAGGAAAGATGGACAAATGATGGTTGGAGATGTCCGCGAGGAAATGACCGGTACCGAAGGAATGACTCAGAGAAACAGAACGaaaatacaagaaaagaaaaaaatgacatctctGCAGATACTAATGATCCAAATTCTACAGATAAGCATAGAAATGACTGTCCTACTTGGGTAACAGAAAAAATAAACTCTGGGCCAGATCCAAGGACCAGAAATccagaaaaattaaaagattctCATTGGGAAGAAACTAGAAATGAAAATTCAGGGAATTCTTGGACTAAAAACTTTGGCCCAGGCTGGATGTCCAGCCGTGGTCGAGGAAGCCGTGGGAAAGGTGCTTACAGAGGTAACTTTGCCTACGGTGACCAGAGTGAGAACAGGTGGCAAAGCCGCACACCACTCTCAGGAAGTGACTCCTTCAAGTCTGTGGAGCAACAGCCCTCTAAGCGGAAAAGTGAGCAAGAGCCGTCATTTGGCACGGCTGCAGACAGGTCAGGGTGGACATCTGCATCCAGTTGGGCTGTAAGAAAGACTCTGCCAGCAGATGTGCAAAACTATTATTCTCGGCGCGGGCGGAATTCTTCAGGTCCACAGTCTGGGTGGATGAGACAAGAGGAGGAAACACCTGAACAGG aCTCTAACTTAAAGGACCAAGCAAACCAAGTAGATGGTTCTCAGCTACCTGTAAATATGATGCAGCCACACATGGGTGTAATTCAGCCACCAGTGAATGCCCAGCATCAGCCTATGGGGATGTTCCCTTACCCAGTGGGCGTTCACGCCCCCTTGATGAATATGCAGCGGAACCCATTCACCATGCACCCTCCACTGCCCCTGCATCTCCACACAGGAGTGCCTCTCATGCAGGTAGCTGCCCCTGCCAGTATACCTCAGGGaccgccaccaccacccccacccccgccatccCAGCAGGTCAGCTACGTCGCCTCACAACCAGATGGCAAACAAGTGCAG GGCCTTCCCAGTGCTTCTCATGTAAGTAATAACATGACTGCACAAGTCTTGCCTGCTCCATCAGCAGCCCCAGGAAACCCGGGATCAGTTCAGGGACCAAGTTCTGGTAATGCCTCGTCATCCAGTCACGCCCAAGCCTCTAATGCTGCTGTCAGATTGGCAGAAAGCAAAGTAAGTGTCACAGTGGAAGCCAGCGCAGATAGCTCGAAGACAGACAAG AAATTGCAAATTCAGGAGAAAGCTGCACAGGAGGTGAAACTGGCTATTAAGCCATTTTACCAAAATAAAGACATCACCAAGGAAGAATACAAAGAGATTGTGCGGAAGGCTGTGGACAAA GTTTGTCATAGTAAGAGTGGAGAAGTAAATTCTACTAAAGTGGCAAATCTGGTTAAAGCCTATGTAGACAAGTACAAGTATTCACGGAAGGGGAGCCAGAAGAAAGCCCCGGAAGAACCTGTGTCTACCGAAAAAAACGTAGGCTGA
- the Scaf11 gene encoding protein SCAF11 isoform X2 codes for MKKKSVYNHNVGDQECEDVGGEENRNNADTSGLLYNEVDRCPICLSCLLGKEVGFPENCSHVFCMACILKWAEILALCPIDRKPFQAVFELSAFGGCAEIQVKRQLRQIKDNKNESSFKKQLFFHESSKNDKRKRNTIREDLLCEKFHNLKVLYRNFSNNKMGGKKNATVKTNKVQRTNQCTDPCIRNDMSGVFSCGSNSGGPQTYRASCTESIEVSEISALIRQKRQELELSWFPNTLPGIGRVGFVPWSVETTVLPLISSVLPTTIFPASTMSLENFGPSHKGCALAHTQGGGEKKQTSGTSNTRGSRRKPTTTAPTRRSTRNTKAETVSQPPKSPVSNNSECDAPGNSNSSVSISPPAESEKQTRQAPKRKSVRRGRKLPLLKKKVRKCVPAEKTTSSDSVEEEMADCDPPTLEKEQQQPGAACSVQTHGEKHLANCLESCSEQTEESEQTKNHDVEEQVEFLNFESCTQEPPVLVGEDTGIEAEESCAAHDSPTDTAVNVSNSLENEEQVPGSSEPVEQALVCTDSPPDDFLSCSHSDIDGHQPVSSPLGETPENTESVVNDEKIEESLTVESTDLKESAVNIEAFVESPKVESSEGELTHTLDGHCVASSDTELPEHVQTENTGIIPTCDTSENESSGAIQDCEDNLLKHNLDNTQLDKASEEMTGPLLEHPKPVELANTQTEQSEKHFSEDNNETIPMECDSFCSDQNESEMESSANTDSKQLSENSVTQSSDNKPSSDPAFAKVETVAQPAESLVDKATKPRTRRSRFHSPSTTWSPNKDAAQEKRRAQSPSPKRETVLESKNSHSPSPKRESVRGRRKSRSLSPKKDVARERRQSRSPKRENAREAKRSESRSPRRDTSRENQRSQSRVKDSSSREKSRSRSREREGDRDGQRRDRDRERRARRWSRSRSRSRSPSRLRTKSKSSSFGRNERDNYPPRWKERWTNDGWRCPRGNDRYRRNDSEKQNENTRKEKNDISADTNDPNSTDKHRNDCPTWVTEKINSGPDPRTRNPEKLKDSHWEETRNENSGNSWTKNFGPGWMSSRGRGSRGKGAYRGNFAYGDQSENRWQSRTPLSGSDSFKSVEQQPSKRKSEQEPSFGTAADRSGWTSASSWAVRKTLPADVQNYYSRRGRNSSGPQSGWMRQEEETPEQDSNLKDQANQVDGSQLPVNMMQPHMGVIQPPVNAQHQPMGMFPYPVGVHAPLMNMQRNPFTMHPPLPLHLHTGVPLMQVAAPASIPQGPPPPPPPPPSQQVSYVASQPDGKQVQGLPSASHVSNNMTAQVLPAPSAAPGNPGSVQGPSSGNASSSSHAQASNAAVRLAESKKLQIQEKAAQEVKLAIKPFYQNKDITKEEYKEIVRKAVDKVCHSKSGEVNSTKVANLVKAYVDKYKYSRKGSQKKAPEEPVSTEKNVG; via the exons ATACTGGCTTTGTGTCCAATTGACCGGAAACCTTTTCAGGCAGTGTTTGAACTCAGTGCTTTTGGAGGGTGTGCTGAG ATTCAAGTAAAAAGACAGTTGAGACAAATAAAAGACAACAAAAATGAAAGTTCTTTTAAGAAACAACTCTTTTTTCATGAAAGTTCCAAAAACGACAAAAG aaaaagaaacaccatAAGAGAAGATCTATTGTGCGAAAAATTTCATAACTTGAAGGTGTTGTATA GAAACTTTTCAAACAATAAAATGGGTGGAAAGAAAAATGCCACAGTAAAGACAAATAAG GTTCAAAGAACAAATCAGTGTACAGATCCTTGTATCAGAAACGACATGTCTGGTGTGTTTTCATGTGGCAGCAACAGTGGGGGACCTCAAACCTATAGAGCTTCCTG tacaGAATCTATAGAAGTCAGTGAAATCAGTGCATTGATTAGGCAGAAACGACAGGAACTGGAGTTGTCCTGGTTTCCTAATACATTACCTGGAATTGGAAG AGTTGGTTTTGTACCCTGGAGTGTTGAAACAACAGTCCTTCCTCTGATCTCCTCTGTGTTGCCAACGACTATTTTTCCAGCAAGTACTATGTCATTAGAAAATTTTG GTCCTTCTCATAAGGGATGTGCATTAGCACATAcccaaggaggaggagaaaaaaagcagACTTCTGGCACATCAAATACCAGAGGATCAAGACGAAAACCTACAACAACTGCTCCTACAAGGAGGTCCACACGAAACACAAAAGCTGAGACAGTCAGCCAGCCCCCGAAGTCCCCAGTGTCAAATAATTCTGAGTGTGATGCCCCAGGGAATAGTAATTCCTCTGTCAGTATTTCCCCTCCAGCTgaatcagaaaagcaaacaaggcAGGCTCCAAAAAGGAAGTCtgtaaggagaggaagaaaactgCCTTTATTGAAGAAGAAAGTTCGGAAATGTGTGCCTGCTGAGAAAACAACATCAAGTGACTCTGTAGAGGAAGAAATGGCAGACTGCGACCCACCCACGTTggagaaagaacaacaacagccCGGTGCAGCTTGTTCTGTTCAAACACACGGAGAAAAGCATTTGGCTAATTGCTTGGAAAGTTGCAGTGAGCAAACAGAAGAAAGTGAACAAACGAAGAATCATGACGTAGAGGAACaagtagaatttttaaattttgaatcttGCACTCAGGAGCCTCCTGTACTTGTTGGAGAGGATACAGGGATAGAGGCTGAGGAGTCATGTGCAGCCCATGATAGTCCTACAGATACTGCTGTAAATGTAAGTAATTCATTAGAAAATGAAGAGCAGGTGCCTGGAAGTTCAGAGCCAGTGGAACAGGCACTTGTGTGTACAGACAGCCCTCCTGATGACTTTCTCTCCTGTTCACATTCTGACATTGATGGGCACCAGCCAGTGTCCAGTCCCTTGGGTGAAACACCTGAAAATACAGAGTCAGTGGTTAATGATGAGAAAATAGAGGAGAGTCTCACAGTAGAAAGTACTGACTTGAAAGAGTCTGCAGTAAACATAGAAGCATTTGTAGAGAGCCCCAAAGTGGAATCTTCTGAGGGTGAACTTACACACACACTGGACGGACACTGTGTTGCCAGCTCAGACACTGAGTTGCCTGAGCATGTTCAAACCGAAAATACAGGAATAATTCCAACATGTGACACTTCAGAAAATGAAAGTTCTGGTGCTATTCAAGATTGTGAAGACAATTTATTAAAACATAATCTTGACAACACCCAATTGGACAAAGCCTCAGAAGAAATGACAGGACCTCTACTTGAACATCCCAAACCTGTAGAGTTAGCAAACACACAGACTGAACAGAGTGAGAAACATTTTAGTGAAGATAATAATGAAACAATACCCATGGAGTGTGATTCCTTTTGCAGTGACCAGAATGAGTCTGAAATggaatcatctgcaaatactgactCTAAACAACTAAGTGAAAATTCTGTGACTCAGAGTTCTGACAACAAGCCATCTTCTGATCCTGCATTTGCAAAGGTTGAAACTGTAGCTCAACCAGCTGAAAGCCTGGTAGATAAAGCCACAAAGCCCCGTACTCGAAGATCTAGATTCCATTCTCCATCTACAACTTGGTCTCCCAACAAAGACGCTGCACAAGAAAAGAGGCGGGCTCAATCTCCTTCGCCAAAAAGAGAGACTGTATTAGAAAGCAAGAATTCTCACTCACCATCACCCAAGAGAGAGTCTGTCAGAGGACGGAGAAAATCTCGTTCTCTCTCACCAAAAAAAGATGTGGCAAGAGAAAGGAGGCAGTCTCGGTCTCCAAAGAGAGAGAATGCTAGGGAAGCCAAAAGGTCTGAGTCACGATCCCCAAGAAGAGACACTTCTAGAGAGAACCAGAGATCTCAGTCCAGAGTGAAAGATTCTTCCTCAAGAGAAAAATCTAGGTCCCGCAGCCGAGAAAGAGAAGGCGATAGAGATGGGCAGAGGAGAGATCGAGATCGAGAGAGGAGAGCCAGAAGATGGTCCCGGTCCAGATCTCGCTCCCGATCCCCATCAAGATTGAGAACCAAAAGTAAGAGTTCGTCGTTTGGTAGAAATGAAAGAGATAATTACCCTCCTCGGTGGAAGGAAAGATGGACAAATGATGGTTGGAGATGTCCGCGAGGAAATGACCGGTACCGAAGGAATGACTCAGAGAAACAGAACGaaaatacaagaaaagaaaaaaatgacatctctGCAGATACTAATGATCCAAATTCTACAGATAAGCATAGAAATGACTGTCCTACTTGGGTAACAGAAAAAATAAACTCTGGGCCAGATCCAAGGACCAGAAATccagaaaaattaaaagattctCATTGGGAAGAAACTAGAAATGAAAATTCAGGGAATTCTTGGACTAAAAACTTTGGCCCAGGCTGGATGTCCAGCCGTGGTCGAGGAAGCCGTGGGAAAGGTGCTTACAGAGGTAACTTTGCCTACGGTGACCAGAGTGAGAACAGGTGGCAAAGCCGCACACCACTCTCAGGAAGTGACTCCTTCAAGTCTGTGGAGCAACAGCCCTCTAAGCGGAAAAGTGAGCAAGAGCCGTCATTTGGCACGGCTGCAGACAGGTCAGGGTGGACATCTGCATCCAGTTGGGCTGTAAGAAAGACTCTGCCAGCAGATGTGCAAAACTATTATTCTCGGCGCGGGCGGAATTCTTCAGGTCCACAGTCTGGGTGGATGAGACAAGAGGAGGAAACACCTGAACAGG aCTCTAACTTAAAGGACCAAGCAAACCAAGTAGATGGTTCTCAGCTACCTGTAAATATGATGCAGCCACACATGGGTGTAATTCAGCCACCAGTGAATGCCCAGCATCAGCCTATGGGGATGTTCCCTTACCCAGTGGGCGTTCACGCCCCCTTGATGAATATGCAGCGGAACCCATTCACCATGCACCCTCCACTGCCCCTGCATCTCCACACAGGAGTGCCTCTCATGCAGGTAGCTGCCCCTGCCAGTATACCTCAGGGaccgccaccaccacccccacccccgccatccCAGCAGGTCAGCTACGTCGCCTCACAACCAGATGGCAAACAAGTGCAG GGCCTTCCCAGTGCTTCTCATGTAAGTAATAACATGACTGCACAAGTCTTGCCTGCTCCATCAGCAGCCCCAGGAAACCCGGGATCAGTTCAGGGACCAAGTTCTGGTAATGCCTCGTCATCCAGTCACGCCCAAGCCTCTAATGCTGCTGTCAGATTGGCAGAAAGCAAA AAATTGCAAATTCAGGAGAAAGCTGCACAGGAGGTGAAACTGGCTATTAAGCCATTTTACCAAAATAAAGACATCACCAAGGAAGAATACAAAGAGATTGTGCGGAAGGCTGTGGACAAA GTTTGTCATAGTAAGAGTGGAGAAGTAAATTCTACTAAAGTGGCAAATCTGGTTAAAGCCTATGTAGACAAGTACAAGTATTCACGGAAGGGGAGCCAGAAGAAAGCCCCGGAAGAACCTGTGTCTACCGAAAAAAACGTAGGCTGA